Proteins encoded within one genomic window of Gammaproteobacteria bacterium:
- a CDS encoding heme lyase CcmF/NrfE family subunit, producing MVPEFGQLCLILALCLAMAQAFFPLAGAQLHKAGWMRVAIPAAAGHTVFVLAAFAALAWSFVNNDFSVAYVAQNSNTSLPAVYRFAAVWGGHEGSLLLWVVLLSLWTAAVAAGSRSVPREMACRIIGVMGFVSAGFILFILMTSNPFLRVFPAPIDGNDLNPLLQDPAMAAHPPLLYAGYVGFSVAFAFAVAAMLAGRIDQQWARWARPWTTAAWAFLTVGIAMGSWWAYYELGWGGWWFWDPVENASFMPWLVGTALIHSLAVTEKRGLFKGTTLLLAIGAFSLSLLGTFLVRSGVLVSVHAFASDPARGLFILAYLSIVIGIALGLYAWRAPRLDRAIGFRPFSRETFLLVNNILLSAAAGLIMVGTLYPLILDALNVGKISVGPPYFEMVFLVPMVPLLFAIGVGMHTAWRAADAWPVGRRLRWIALAAAAAGIGLPVLVYGSAHLLTIVGVTAAAWVVLASLLDPLLRLRGKGPRLTRGMIGMQIAHLGLGLCVLGITITSSFSVVTDEKISPGETLHLGEYQLLFRGITSASGPNYEALRADMEITRDGAPVATLHPEKRLYRVRSSPMTEAGIDAGWHRDLFVALGEDLGKGAWSVRLQYKPLVRFIWLGAAIMAFGGILAITDRRYRMAVRESVAEERRDGSTPAAAG from the coding sequence ATGGTTCCAGAGTTCGGACAGCTTTGCCTCATCCTCGCGCTCTGCCTGGCGATGGCACAGGCGTTCTTCCCGCTCGCCGGTGCGCAGTTGCACAAGGCCGGCTGGATGCGCGTGGCGATCCCGGCGGCAGCGGGACACACTGTCTTCGTGCTGGCCGCCTTTGCGGCACTCGCCTGGTCGTTTGTCAACAACGATTTCTCTGTGGCCTACGTCGCCCAGAATTCCAACACTTCCCTGCCAGCGGTTTACCGCTTTGCCGCCGTCTGGGGCGGGCACGAGGGCTCGTTGCTGCTGTGGGTGGTGCTGCTCTCGCTGTGGACGGCGGCGGTCGCCGCTGGCAGCCGCAGCGTGCCGCGGGAGATGGCCTGCCGCATCATCGGTGTCATGGGTTTCGTCAGCGCCGGGTTCATCCTCTTCATCCTGATGACTTCCAATCCCTTCCTGAGGGTGTTTCCGGCGCCGATCGATGGCAACGACCTCAATCCGCTGCTGCAGGATCCGGCGATGGCGGCCCATCCGCCTCTGCTGTACGCGGGCTACGTTGGCTTTTCCGTGGCATTCGCTTTTGCCGTGGCGGCCATGCTGGCAGGGCGGATCGACCAGCAATGGGCACGCTGGGCGCGGCCGTGGACCACGGCTGCCTGGGCTTTCCTGACGGTGGGCATCGCCATGGGGAGCTGGTGGGCTTATTACGAGCTCGGCTGGGGCGGCTGGTGGTTCTGGGATCCCGTCGAGAACGCCTCGTTCATGCCCTGGCTGGTGGGCACGGCACTGATCCACTCGCTGGCGGTCACCGAGAAACGCGGGCTCTTCAAGGGCACGACGCTGTTGCTCGCCATTGGCGCCTTCTCGTTGAGCCTGCTGGGGACTTTCCTGGTGCGCTCCGGTGTCCTGGTCTCCGTGCATGCATTCGCCTCGGATCCGGCCCGCGGGCTGTTCATCCTCGCCTACCTCAGTATCGTGATCGGCATTGCCCTTGGCCTGTATGCCTGGCGCGCGCCGCGGCTCGACCGTGCCATCGGCTTCAGGCCCTTCTCGCGCGAGACTTTCCTGCTCGTCAACAACATCCTGCTGTCGGCGGCGGCAGGCCTGATCATGGTGGGTACCCTCTATCCGCTGATTCTCGATGCGCTGAATGTGGGCAAGATCTCCGTCGGGCCTCCATACTTCGAAATGGTATTCCTCGTGCCCATGGTTCCGCTGCTGTTCGCCATCGGTGTCGGCATGCACACGGCCTGGCGCGCGGCCGATGCCTGGCCCGTGGGCCGTCGCCTCAGATGGATCGCGCTGGCGGCTGCAGCGGCCGGTATCGGCTTGCCGGTGCTGGTCTACGGATCCGCTCACCTCCTGACCATCGTCGGCGTCACGGCTGCGGCCTGGGTGGTTCTTGCCTCGCTGCTCGATCCCCTGCTGCGTCTGCGAGGCAAGGGCCCGCGCCTGACGCGCGGCATGATCGGCATGCAGATCGCGCACCTCGGGCTGGGCCTGTGCGTGCTGGGGATCACGATCACCTCGAGCTTCAGTGTTGTGACCGACGAGAAGATCAGCCCGGGAGAGACGCTGCACCTCGGCGAGTACCAGCTGCTGTTCCGGGGCATCACCTCCGCAAGCGGACCGAACTACGAGGCACTGCGTGCCGACATGGAGATCACGCGGGACGGGGCACCGGTGGCAACCCTGCACCCCGAAAAGAGGCTTTACCGTGTACGGTCCTCGCCGATGACGGAAGCCGGCATCGATGCCGGCTGGCATCGCGACCTGTTCGTCGCGCTGGGCGAGGATCTCGGCAAGGGCGCGTGGAGCGTCCGCCTGCAGTACAAGCCGCTGGTACGGTTCATCTGGCTTGGAGCCGCCATCATGGCATTCGGCGGCATCCTGGCGATCACCGACAGGCGCTACCGGATGGCGGTTCGTGAAAGCGTCGCCGAGGAGCGGCGCGACGGCAGCACGCCCGCTGCCGCAGGTTGA